From one Thunnus maccoyii chromosome 6, fThuMac1.1, whole genome shotgun sequence genomic stretch:
- the eml2 gene encoding echinoderm microtubule-associated protein-like 2 isoform X3: protein MKRSSSKSKECTFNAEDGYVRMFLRGRPVTMHVPDQQRESYSLDQKVALPDRKLKLQWVYGYRGRDCRSNLYLLPTGEIVYFNASVVVLYNTEEQQQRHYLGHNDDVKCLSVHPDMVTIATGQVAGNSKDGKLLAPHVRVWDSVSLNTLHVIGMGTFDRAVTCVAFSKSNGGTFLCAVDDANDHILSVWNWQKEKQLAEVKCSNDSVLGAVFHPMDTNLIVTCGKSHINFWTMEGNTLTKRQGLFEKHEKPKYMLCVAFAENGDAITGDSSGNIYVWAKGGNRISQVVSGAHEGGIFSVCVLKDGTLVSGGGKDRRVVLWDHDYRKQAEMEVGESFGPVRALAEGKPGELFIGTTKNAIIRAAFPNTLTPIVQGHTDELWGLDIHPSMEQFVTCSQDRQVHLWDTNSHQPLWSKTIEDPGRSAGFHPSGAVLAVGTMSGRWLVLDTDTRDLVSMHTDGNEIISNVKYSPDGNFLAVASHDNFVYIYAVAENGRKYSRVGKCTGHSSFVTHLDWSSDSQYLVTNSGDYEILFWEASSGKHVTNMDTMRNLEWATSTCTLSFNTFGIWPDGADGTDINAVCRSHDGSLLASADDFGKVHLFSFPSSQPRAPSHEYGGHSSHVTNVAFLHDDSHLLSTGGKDTSILQWVVA, encoded by the exons caAATCCAAAGAATGCACCTTTAATGCAG AGGACGGCTATGTGAGGATGTTTCTCCGAGGTCGTCCTGTCACCATGCACGTCCCTGACCAGCAGAGGGAGAGCTACAGCCTCGACCAGAAGGTGGCGCTGCCTGACCGCAAGCTCAAACTGCAGTGGGT GTATGGCTACCGCGGTCGTGACTGTCGCTCCAACCTCTACCTGCTGCCCACGGGAGAGATCGTCTACTTTAACGCCTCTGTGGTGGTTCTGTACAACacggaggagcagcagcagagacactaCTTGGGCCACAACGATGATGTCAAATG CTTGAGTGTGCATCCTGATATggttaccatagcaacagggCAAGTGGCTGGAAACTCTAAAGATGGAAAG CTGCTGGCTCCTCATGTTCGTGTCTGGGACTCAGTGAGTCTCAACACGCTCCATGTCATCGGGATGGGAACGTTTGACAGAGCGGTCACCTGCGTCGCTTTCTCCAAATCA aacGGAGGCACcttcctctgtgctgtggaTGACGCCAACGATCACATCCTGTCGGTCTGGAACTGGCAGAAAGAGAAGCAACTAGCTGAGGTCAAG TGCTCCAATGACTCAGTACTGGGTGCCGTGTTTCATCCCATGGACACAAACCTGATTGTCACCTGCGGAAAATCTCACATCAACTTCTGGACGATGGAGGGCAACACTCTCACTAAGAGACAAGGCCTGTTTGAG aaACATGAAAAGCCAAAGTACATGTTGTGTGTGGCGTTCGCTGAGAACGGAGACGCCATCACAGGAGACTCCAGTGGAAACATCTACGTCTGGGCCAAAG GTGGTAACCGAATCAGCCAGGTGGTGTCAGGAGCCCACGAGGGAGggattttctctgtttgtgtcctGAAGGACGGGACCTTGGTGTCTGGAGGAGGGAAGGACCGCAGGGTGGTTCTGTGGGACCACGACTACAGAAAACAGGCGGAGATGGAG gtGGGCGAGTCGTTCGGTCCTGTTCGGGCTCTGGCTGAAGGTAAACCAGGAGAGCTCTTCATAGGAACCACCAAGAACGCCATCATCAGAGCCGCCTTCCCTAATACATTAACACCTAttgtacag GGTCACACAGATGAGCTGTGGGGTCTGGACATCCATCCCTCCATGGAGCAGTTTGTCACCTGTTCCCAGGACAGACAGGTTCACCTGTGGGACACCAACTCCCATCAGCCCCTCTGGAGCAAGACTATCGAG GATCCTGGGAGGTCTGCAGGTTTCCATCCCAGTGGGGCTGTTCTGGCAGTGGGGACCATGTCTGGAAG gtggTTGGTGCTGGACACTGACACCCGGGATCTTGTTTCTATGCACACAGACGGCAACGAGATCATTTCCAACGTGAAGTATTCTCCAG ACGGTAACTTCCTGGCTGTCGCTTCCCATGACAACTTTGTTTACATCTACGCTGTGGCGGAGAACGGCAGAAAGTACAGTCGTGTGGGGAAATGCACT GGCCACTCCAGCTTCGTCACCCACTTGGACTGGTCAAGCGACAGCCAGTACCTCGTCACCAACTCAGGAGACTACGAGATCCTCTTCT GGGAGGCATCCAGTGGTAAACATGTCACCAACATGGACACTATGCGCAACCTGGAGTGGGCCACTTCCACCTGCACTTTGAGCTTCAACACCTTCG ggATATGGCCAGATGGAGCAGACGGCACAGACATCAACGCCGTGTGCCGGTCACATGACGGATCCCTGCTGGCTTCTGCCGATGACTTTGGCAAAGTGCACTTGttctccttcccctcctctcaACCAAGG GCTCCAAGCCACGAGTACGGTGGCCACAGCAGTCACGTGACCAACGTTGCCTTCCTGCACGACGACAGTCACCTGCTCTCCACTGGCGGGAAAGACACCAGCATCCTGCAGTGGGTGGTTGCCTAG